ATGGAGAGGGGCAAAAAAGGTACAtcattttacaaatatatatgttaacCTCGATTTTCAGTAGTCATTTGCACactattcttatttatttatttatttatttatttatttatttatttatttatttatttatttatttattttgttgggATTTATTTTTAGCTGGGGTCTGCTTGCCTTTATTTCTTCTTTACATTTATGGCTCTGCTTATGCAGCTTTTTTTCGTTACATTGCGCTTCACAAAACTTTTCAGGTACGGAAGTCTATACCATACATTATTTAGTTAATCTTCCAGCTTCGTAGGGTTCTTATATTTCCTTTCCTACCCATTGAATAACCAAATGCCTCACGTTCTAATCTTCAGTATCATGATGGCTCATCAGATTTGCGTTAGAATtaattgtacaaaacaaaattttgttgacAAATTACGCAACCACACACATAAGAAATGTGTGCCTTCTTTTATGGAGTAAATGGGGGTACAGTGAAAGTTCTTTATTCTGTTACATTAGGCACTACTCCCATTCCAGATTAGTGATTTTGCCATATAATTGTGTGTCATAatagttttaacgggaataccaaagaaaaaataatatacgGTACAGTACAGCTGTATTtgaaacaagttgtaataagctgTTTTActatagaaagaaaaatacagaCATGCATTGGTCTTCTTACAAAAATCATTATGGAAATATACCCCCTAGAAAACAGGAAAAACAGTTATGAAATTAAATCAGATACTAATGAAAAGCTCTGAGCAAACATAAATGGCTAGCCATCCAAAGTCAACAGTCTGAATCCAACTTGAAAAAATCTGCATGACAGCATCTCGATTAATGCAGAATTACTATACTGGAATGCCTGAGTAAAGTCATTTTACTTTAGTGTAAATAATAATGCAAGAAGTAAAatgtggtaaaaattttattttaactttgggGTCTTGCTCATTAGAGGAATACAGTATAGTTTTGACTAACCAAATTAATGTGGACCACAGCAACCTTGGGTAAGTAAAATCATGGAAAACATTATATACATAATAAGAAAATCTTCTTGGGTTTTCAGATGGTCAAGTAATATATTTGTGGGTGGTGTTTTACCAATTTTTCTTCAGTGTAGATTCTTTCACGTCACTCTATGATTTGCCCAACCAGTAAATGTCATTTATAAGGTTATTTATTTCTAGGCTTTTGACAACagttaaaatcattttttgtTCATCAAACAAATGTTTCAATGGTCCTTGCTGGTAATGGCGCTTTAGGTGGCTAGGATAACATGAAACCTCTATTGATCGAAGCTCGGTCAGTGAAGAGATGGGCTGTGTTTGAGCGAGGCGGGGCGGGCTGTCGCAGGAGCGTGCCAAGCGCATGCTGGTCCAGCACGGCATTCAGGTGGAGGACGCGGGAGGTGACGTCCAGGTGGTGCCCATCTCGGCGCTGCACGGCACCAACCTTGACCTCCTCATGGAGGCGATCGTGCTGCAGGCGGAGCTCATGAACCTGCGGGGCGACCCCCGCGGGCCGGTCGAAGGGGTCGTCATCGAGTCCAAGACGGACCCGTACCGAGGGTAGGCCGGCTCCGActctataatatatttatatagtgtaCCTGCTGATTGCTGAATGCAATACTTTGTCCAGTACCATTgggtgaaaaaaattatattttatactgGTTATCAAATGTACTGTAAAATTATGTAgtacctgaaaaaaatatttgcaaattctAGTAGTACCTTGAATTTACAACTTCGAAACTATAGTTTTAAGGAAtgctattttttgttattttgacaCAGTAGTCTCGCTTCTCCGGACTAGATGAGATCAAACCAATCAAATGGAAATTGCCTTAAATTGCACGTAATACAAGTTTTAAATAAGtcaataactataaaaaaaaaaattttttcataaatataactTTCCTATAGCTTAATTTTACTCATAGATCCAATATGTTTTACCTTCAAACTGATTTagaattaacaaaacaaaacaaaataatgattaCATCCCATCCAGGTTAACCAGATGTCCGGATGAGTGGGTTTGGGATTAGCAGGACTCTACAACTGTACTTCATATCTTATCTTGGTTCATAATTGAATGAAAGGTGTCCAATGGAACCCACAAAActgaattccctgacttttccctcaCTTCTTCTggtcattaataatttttagctGACTAAAACAGGTAatatttgtatagaaaatatccattattatttttttgtgctaCTTCATAAcctgttttaaattgttttatgaattatTCATTTTATGACATAAATTTACTCATTGACAAGAAGCCTGGAAACTGTGCACAAAGTGATGTTTCCGAGGCACTATCGCAGAAGAGATCTTCACCCTGGTACAGAACTGTTGGTGGACTCATCAATAGCAGAAGGGAAAGTGCAGTGTGTGGCATCGGCAGGAAGCTGTCGACGGCGCTGGTGAAGCGCGGCACGCTGCGCAAGGGCTGCGTGCTGGTGTCGGGCCTGGCCTGGGCCAAGGTGCGCGCCATGTTCAACGAGCGCGGCCAGCACCTGGAGCAAGCACCACCCTCCACGCCCGTCGAGGTCCTGGGCTGGCGAGAGCTGCCCTCTCCCGGCGACGAGCTCCTCGAGGTGGAGTCGGAGGTGAGGCTGGTCGCTGCTCGTAGGCTGGTTCGCGCTCGGACAAACATTTCGTGGATTGCTGATCAGCTATCCTGCCGCACGCCTGTGGTACGGCCTTTTTTCAGTGGGAGGCCGGAGTGCCAGTCTTGCTGCATCTCGATTGCTGCAGCCCAGGGGctaagccaggggggggggggggtgtttcaggggttcaaaccccccccccccccccttagcaccaaatctttaattaaatttcttattcatcactcaaacaaatttcatattaaaaattaataaaaaattttaccattacaatatttaaatttaagtaccgaaaactgctaaaatagcactattttacaccttaaaatccaaattttcctgggggaggacccccggaccccccgctttaatacagtgaaggggtggggagggggcatgcttcttaacacccccatacacaaatcctggctatgccactgctGCAGCCAGCCagaatttattttgataaaatatattccattaatTTGTTCTTGacttttcaatcaggaatatacTCCCCAGCAATATATGgaataaaatgcattaatgtATTGCTTGATGAATCAGTTATTCATAGAAAAGCTACACTGGCCATAAAAAAGCCTGCTTTAGCAAATACCAACAGAATTGTATTTTAGGCTCAGTCGAACTATAGGTTCTGTGAACAGTTTGAagttattttaaatgattaatatgTCACAGTGACTTGAAGCTGAAATTTGTATTTTCTCAAAATTGTATTATATGACTCAGCATTGGAGGGATCAAATATAAATTCAGATAGGTAGGTTAtaatatagagaaaaaaaattctagtaaaTAACagaatgttagtttttttttttatacatggcaaaTTAGTGGTTGGACTAATATATTGTTTGCCATTAATCTTTTTATAAATGTTACTTGGTTATCACCTGTATGTTCTTTGGCAAACAGTGGTTGGATGCTGTGTGTCCAAGCATTGGAGTAAATGTTGCAGAGGCGGGCTCACGAGGTGATGAGGTGGAGGGAGTCACAACAGCAGGCAATGAAGATGGAAGCAGCCAGGGAGGTGGTAGAGAAGAAGGCTCAGGAACACATGCAAGTGCGTAACCATTTCTGTCATTTCATGTTCATAAGTAACAAATGTTTAGCTTGCCTAGGTGTAACTTTGCTTTGTTTTGCACTGAGAAATTAGTAGTATTTTTCTGCCTGTTATGAAGGTTATTGTGTGGTTGAAGTTTTGGGCACTTTGATGATTTAGTTtgagtgtttttgttttttctgtTGCCTTATTCTCTGTCATTATGTACTTATACATAAATAGAAGGAAAATACCTAAATAGTTTTGTGTAGTTGAGTTGGTGTTGAAGTGCCAAAACACCCGTAACATATAGGCATGTTACTTTGTCTGTAGTCTGAGAAGTTGTAAGTCACACATGCTATATATGacttaaatatttagttattcaGCTAATTTTCTTGCTTTGGTTTTTTTTCCTATTTCCTTGCTAGTCAGAGCTGATGTAACCTTGTCCCTTGATTATTCCCACAACATGTTTTAGTTAGATACATATGTGGATGAATACTGGACCTTCTAATGCTCATGTAAAAATTATACATCAGAAATTTTGGATACTGACCGCATTTAATTCCATGAAACATTATTAGTTCATTAGAATCTAATGTACTTAACAATCCATTTTTGATCGTTTTACttatcagaaataaaaatgtgCATTGCAAGAtagtttaaataaaagaaaaatatcctGGACTTAGTTTTAAAAAAGCTACAACTTCCAGCAAAAGGCTAATgttgacaaatattttaaaaaggaggcctctttcaaaaatgttttaaatgtaaaagGAAGTACAGATCATTAATTTCATAACGTCATGGATTCTAAGCCGAAGTCGTGAATTACATCTTGaattttaaaagtaagaacaaaGGCAGTCTTTATGAGAGTCGTCGGATGGCACACCAGCTGCTAAAACTGGAGACAGATCTCAAAACAAAGAATTTAGTCTCTGCTTTCATCCTCAAAGCATTGAGTGGAAGCTCGAAAACTGGAAGGAGGTGAAGCCGACATGGAGCAGAAAGGCACTGAAATCAGATGCAGTACTTTTGGATCTAATGCACAGACGTGCCATACAGCGTGATGAACAAAATGATGCTACACCAAAAATGAGGAAAACATTAGCTTTTAAGGGAGCATTTAGAATGATATTGTATCCACTTACCAAATCATGTGGTAGTTCAGAATCAAGACATGGCGAAAATGGAGAAGACCAGATGAAGTTGAAGTGAAAtccatgtataaaaaataaatataatttcactaaattattaccaataaaagaaaaaataggGAATAAATATCTCTTCACGCATCTATGTAGCAGATGACTTCACCGAATATTATGCTAAGAGAATCACTAACAAAGTGTTTTAATAGCCGGCCCAACGACAAAATGCCACCCATGTGCTGGAACAGCGCCACATAGTTCTCTTAAGTGTGCCTTGAAAAGCCCAAGAGGGAGGGCTGTAGTTCCTAGTTCTGGCCAGGAGAGAGCAGGGGGGCTCTGCAAATAATACAACATGGCTTCAGGTGGGGACTAATTTTGCATGCGGATGGACCAAGTTAGGGTACACCGCAGGAAAGAGGAAGGAAACACGCTGCTGATGTGACCAGAAAATGTTAGGCGGACAGGCTAGGGGAAAAAATCTAGTGTGTCTGGGAGCCGTGCTGTCACCACAAGAAATGGTGGTACACCGTCTCGCAACGCAAGACAGGATGTGCAAGGCGGCACTGCAAGGCGCACTTGTCTAAGCAGCCATGCAGCACGCAGTGGTCTGTGGTTACTGAGAGATAGGTATACAAATACGAAGGCCTGGAGTAAGTACAAAttgaagaattttaaaatattataatttgatcaacaaataaaaataactctCTTTATAATTAATACATTCGAAAAaagtcattaaatttaaaaaaatatatatatatattagtgtgaAATTAACTAAAAGTGGCATACAGGACACGTCAGGTGTAGCCATGGGAGTCGTGATAAATTTGTTCATGAATGTACGCTGTTTTGGTGAGAGATTACCCTACATCTTGACTTCTTACACATTTGCGAATCAGCAACCAAAAGAATTTAAAATGAAACCCTGTAAAATACTTAGTTGGAATCATTCATACTTATGATATATGGCTGTTGGGCATTATGTAAAATTAGTTTATGTTCTATATAAGTCTTTTAGGCATTAAGTTTTCTAAATGTTTGCAATTGCTTTAGATACATATAtacttactagctgcagtacccggctttgcccgggctgaacaccgggtgatatattgtccgcgagttacagcaaaatggatagcgatatgtccagtgtggtggacattaagaaatgacacataattactgtttgtgtatctgtgacctatggttttctgtttacccatggcgatcggttgaaaggtttagaagttgatgcgctacagcgccatctagcggcgagttaaaaaaaaatggttagcataaaaaccttctccatgataaaaacacttcgatgtgccaactttcatggtgatcggtcaaacggtgtaagagtttatcgacgtcatacatgccaacatccaattatatatattcttatatttcgaaattttggggctttcacttttgcggaaagtgaatgttcaggacctcgaatggtttggaacactccatctcgaaagaatagatatttgaaattcctgaaattgtcgaaattttggggctttgttcccagaggggggcgggggttcgagtaccctgaatggctcgaaaacacttaaaatcgaaagagaaagatttttaaaaatttttaaactttcgaaattttggggctttaaccaccttatgggggggggggaatccgaatggcacggaaacactccaaatcgaaagagatataaaggaatataagaatgtaggcatttactgtactcctatctaccataataacaatattgacaaatagaaagcttattacctacctatgaataattatctaaataaattaataaataactgtatgtttaagaatttacgtacatacataatattaaacttcaaactatacacaccaaaaaaaactaaggatgtttttgaagctattatttatttgtcataatgtttaaaacatttgtaggatttgtttatatgtaaaactgtggtggcaatattccgcttatccaaaggagtatagaacttaatagagatatcactccctgtacacaccacaaaactttgaattaagtaaaaaaaacatagtccaaaatgaaacaaaaagcataaataacaactaatttgacaaaaaaatgtatacaactggaatgacaatgttaacatccgcctgaaatttaatagacgtaggtaggtaagaatatatataagaaattaaatgaaattaaaacatacataaataaaattatctcacactcaaacaaacataatgtttaatatgaaataaaggaagatggcaattacacgtaactattctaattaataaaaaatatcaactttcctgaaatagtaaaattcaaatttttcaacaatatattacataattgataaatatttctggtcttcggtctcggcagccctaagactcttgacgctcagcagataaattataaacactaaaccaaactccttgcaaataagtaggtactgtaaaaaaattacaatattgacaaatagaaaatattagtaggccctaccaacctatgaataaattttgaagaaatttataagtttaagaatttatgtacctacataatattaaacttgaaactatccacacaataaaaacctaagaatgttagtgaaactaattatttttatttgtcataatacttaaaatacgtatgtttccaaaattgtacaactcgaatgacattgaaaacatacacttgaaatttaaaagaattatgagtgccctaggtagggagaaaatatataagaagaaattaaatttaaaaaatggttgcgtgtacttaggtacgcgcatgagaagttatacttcttcggcatcattaaaaaatagtttttaatcgcatgcaaaaatattgcgtggagtccctccacgtggaaaaagtgaaacttcgtaatgtagaaatgaaaataggaaggggtagaaattgatttttagtgaaatcatattgtatcaaatcaaactaaaaaaataaaggaaataaatttgtaacgattcatagattgatcttcagagagagagagagagagagacctattaaatgtctataaaactaacttttttatgagagcagattttcatgaaataaatcatgaaatcattcaacgataaaagctgtttatttaattaagcggacgggttcgccgcaaggagaaaattgatgcggcgagacctcgtggacatagagaaatgacacacactcactatttatgtgtctatgaaacatgattttttttctgcaatttaaattgtaatatacaaaaacggtattgaaaattgaaacaaatatggcgacactacaaactgtcaagatctttatttttttcttactctctacttagttccttacaatagcaaaacgtaatgtaatggcttgaaagctattgctcggcagacatagaggaatgacactaacagtttgtatatctatgactatgacacacattacataaaattgagatatatttttttaacccgtttaaaatttatttttttagacaaaagatatcctatgtccatccccaggatataatctatctccttgccaaatttcattatgATCCGTCCAGCcattcagccgggaaaaggtaacaaacaaacagacagacagacagagttactttcgcatttataatattagtaaggatttgtTATTACATATTTTAGCACTAAACCGTAGGTTACTTAGGATTCAATCATGTTAATTTATacgtataatttttgttttataaataacaGCCCATAAACAATTCTTTTTTTGAGCTAAACTCGAgagagaaatttaatttttactgaaaaataattaattttaaaagaaacttACTTAAAAGTCAAGTAAATATTCAAGAATTGTTTCTGAACTTTATAGCAACCGTTTAAATTGTTTACTGTGTTGTAGGTTTACAAAGCAAACTTGGAGAAGAAGAGAATGATGGGAAGGTATAAACTGAGGCCAACCGGCCCTCGGAAGAAGGAATACGAGGAGGACGATAGCTTACCAAAAGTAGGCGTCATCGTTAAGGGTTAGTTGTGCTTGTCTCTGATATGGTAGCTTTTATTTATGTACAGAAAGTGTTACATAAAGTACTATGTTAGGGAGTGGATTGTGCTTCACGTGTCATCGACATTGGAGCCATTAAGAGATTATGATGCTTATGAGACATTGAAGGAATAAATTAGTGGTGGAATCGGGAGTACATTGAGAAATCCACTGACGGTCTGCAACATTCctcaaagtttacaaaaaaaaattgtgaaaaacaaGAAATCTTCAGAACCCAAGTCTACTTTTTTTCTTGTTGAAAAGTTCAGTTGCTGAACAGCTGATCACATCCTTGCTAGCTGGCACAACGTAGATATTAATGATTTGACGTAGTATAATCACGTAATCAGTTATCAAGGTATCAAAGTATCAAAAGTTTCATCAGAATTACATTCTGGCAGTACTGTTAACTTTATTTTAGTTCTTTAATCAATGAGTATCCTGTTGCTCACACTGCAGATTTTTAGTTTCATTGTGTTTTAGTGTTAATAGTGAggaaaaccttttttcttttgtAGCAGTTGattaaacatgtaaaattaatGCAATTGAAGGCATGGGTAAACAATTTTGTGATTGGCTTGCAGGTGATGTGGACGGTTCAGTGGAAGCAATATTGGATGTGCTCGAAACTTATGACTGCAATGCTGACTGTGAACTGAATCTGGTTCACTATGGTGTTGGAATTGTGTCTGAAACAGATGTGGAGCTGGCAGAAGCATTCAATGGTACAGGAATTGTATAtgtattagtaatttttattttaaaaaattcttgttaATTAGTGCAAAAGTGTAGAATCAGTAAGTATAAGAtagttgcattttgttttattgttttttttttcttttatagcaATAATTTATGCATTTAATACCCAGATACCTGATAAGATCAAATCCCTGGCTAAGAGAAAAGGGGTGACAATAAAACCTCACAATGTAATATACAGGCTGTTTGAAGACGTAAAGAAAGAAATCAACTCAAGACTGCCTTTAAAGCCTGTGGAAGATGTACTAGGTAAGTTTTGTTCTTGTCATGTtagttttgtttaatgaattaaggATACATACtgcaaaatttaacttttttttttttttttttggaatcattCAAGTTTTATAGTTTGGCATAAAAATGTGCTGGTACAAATATGTATAACTTTGTTATACTTTTCTTGTTCGCAAAAGTAAAATGCACAAATAGTCAAATGTAAACCATTTTCATTGCTCAAAAAGTCACCAAAATGTGGCTTGAGCTAAGAAAAGTCGGTAAGAAGCGTGGTCTTGCAGGAGAGGCAACTGTGCTTCAAGAGTTTCGGATCACAGAGGGGAAGAAGAAAGTGAGCGTGGCTGGCTGCAGATGCACCAAGGGCGTGCTCAAGAAGTCGGCTCGCTACAGGGTGCTGCGCGCAGGGGAAGTCATACACGAAGGTGGGTTTGGCTTTCTGATGTAGTTTAGTCAGTGGTTACATTTTATTTGAG
This DNA window, taken from Bacillus rossius redtenbacheri isolate Brsri chromosome 3, Brsri_v3, whole genome shotgun sequence, encodes the following:
- the LOC134530612 gene encoding translation initiation factor IF-2, mitochondrial; its protein translation is MAASLMRIFRRSLQSQLLVEVALPWRGCAGTVPAAPGCCACRLLHVTAAACKRRKTAEERKAPKVIQYSPKPKVQAEVVHVWNNMTVQQLAEALHKNIDHVFEAMVFVDNSSDYSEPYSVIDNPQVIKEIVRKSGMKFRFTVPPELQKTEEVKNKDAVKRPPPDPSVLVKRPPVVTIMGHVDHGKTTLLDSLRHTSVVQSEFGGITQHIGAFSVKLDSGEEITFLDTPGHAAFSAMRARGASVTDLVVLVVAADDGVMEQTVESIRMAREARVPIVVAINKIDRPEADIERAKRMLVQHGIQVEDAGGDVQVVPISALHGTNLDLLMEAIVLQAELMNLRGDPRGPVEGVVIESKTDPYRGKLSTALVKRGTLRKGCVLVSGLAWAKVRAMFNERGQHLEQAPPSTPVEVLGWRELPSPGDELLEVESERRAHEVMRWRESQQQAMKMEAAREVVEKKAQEHMQVYKANLEKKRMMGRYKLRPTGPRKKEYEEDDSLPKVGVIVKGDVDGSVEAILDVLETYDCNADCELNLVHYGVGIVSETDVELAEAFNAIIYAFNTQIPDKIKSLAKRKGVTIKPHNVIYRLFEDVKKEINSRLPLKPVEDVLGEATVLQEFRITEGKKKVSVAGCRCTKGVLKKSARYRVLRAGEVIHEGTLASMRHLKNEVDSVKKDVECGLRFVDDSVGFEPGDVLQCYSVRHIEQETRWDPGF